In one Pseudoliparis swirei isolate HS2019 ecotype Mariana Trench chromosome 23, NWPU_hadal_v1, whole genome shotgun sequence genomic region, the following are encoded:
- the LOC130188196 gene encoding dedicator of cytokinesis protein 7-like isoform X1 yields MASTASERRAFAHKINRTVAAEVRKQVSRDYGSPQLTKKRGGAHQPLPLTEVVEPVDFEEYVSSHAPGVEPGPLRQLVEFPQDDLELLPLDKECTTLEPPLPEEEDSLDPRVRDALAVYTDDWLVIQRKYQRFSTAHAPHNSERQRERQRGLVKQTFELDEAAAAERHDDQDDAKRRSVSLDETPRGSWASSIFDLKNSPPDALLPSVLERAAAEDMDRRNTEARLQGRHSDLLGLYLPPDEDEAVERCAVPEVPKEHCGQRIMVKCLSLKFEIEIEPIFGTLALYDVKEKKKISENFYFDLNSDQMKGLLKPHTPHMAISTLARSAIFSITYPSADIFLVIKLEKVLQQGDIGECCEPYMVMKESDSSKHKEKLEKLRLQAEQSCSRLGHFRMPFAWTAIHLLNIVSSVGGLDRSDPDSDSERKGHGTWNERKKKGFERMSVGDEMCNFATFRPATLTVTNFFKQEGDRLSDEDLYKYLADMRRPSSVLRRLRPVTAQLKIDISPAPDSPHYCLSPELLHVKPYPDLRVRPTKNVLEFPARYVYTPHTTYRNLLYVYPQSLNFSSRQGSVRNIAVKVQFMAGEDPSQAMPVIFGKSSCAEFMQDAYTPIIYHDKSPEFYEEMKMKIPANLTDNHHLLFSFFHISCQPKQNTPLETPVGYTWIPLMQHGRLRTGSFSLPVSMEKLPPSYSVLTPDVQLPGMKWVDNHKAVFNVEVTAASSVHTQDPHLDKFFTLVYVLEEYSFPFRLKDVIITEANMEGELKASMAAVRGALLDTCVRFLHQLLNKLIQLIVYPPVIAGQIVNLGRAAFEAMALLVNQIHKNLEGNQDQHGRNNLLASYIHFCFRVPTAEPAVPPPAGTQSYEMPMQYATLSRTTVRPSSLHLSRSKSISNSNPDLATSPVSPDEEVQRIIGGKGIDRSHSWVNSAYAPGGSRSVLRRNPNSSCQLKQANDRGSNRMSAYLDSVALFSVPTRQITKKLLHEELALQWVVSTTAVREAALQQAWFFFQIMTKSMTHHLFLTSKVDVARRQRFPDRFVDDIAALVCAISADIANRYHKDVELVERLNSSLAFFLNDLLSLMDRGFVFNLIRSYYKQIANKLHTAQSPSSLNALRVDFTRIVCSHEHYVVLNLPCSTLSPPASPSPSTSSTTSQSSAFSSMVQDQGVATMFELSVPFRQQHFLSGLLLTELSLILDPDGEGVFFLHKKAISAVHSLLCSHDADPRYTDPQVRAHIAQLYLPLIPIVMETLHQLHDFTDSSPARCRHASAHVDDTDPDGGNTISQSVAMAIAGSPLPHVKANPFALPTVVGRQSSSLSAECSRTLLVSFLWVLKNADAALLERWVSDLSVLQINRLLDLLHLCVSCFEYKGKKTLERINSLTFKKSQDMKARLEEAILGTIGARQEMVRRCRERSPYSSQENVRWRKNVTHWRQNTDRVDKTKTEVEQESVVDGNLATEASLIVLDTMEIVVKTVVASELKESVLGGVLKVLLHSMAGNQSALFLQHCFTTQRALVFKFPEMLFEEDTELCADLCLRLLRHCSSSVGSVRSHASASLYLLMRQNFEMGNNFARVKMQVTMSLSSLVGTSQNFNEEHLRRSLKTILTYAEEDLELRDTPFPEQVQDLVFNLHMILTDTVKMKEHQQDPEMLIDLMYRIAKGYQNSPDLRLTWLQNMAGKHSARGNHAEAAHCLVHSAALVAEYLNMLEDCRYLPIGCVTFQNISSNVLEESAVSDDVLSPEEEGICTGKYFSESGLVGLLEQAASSFNMAAMYEAINEVYKILLPVHEANRDFKKLATIHGKLQDAFNKVYNQSSGWERIFGTYFRVGFYGCRFGDLDEQEFVYKEPSITKLAEISHRLEEFYSERFGDDMVEIIKDSNPVDKNKLDPNKAYLQITYVEAFFDTYELKERITYFDKNYNLRTFMYCTPFTLDGRAHGDLNEQYKRKSILTTSHAFPYIKTRVNVIHKEEIILVPMEVAIEDMQKKTQELAFATNQEPSDAKMLQMVLQGSVGTTVNQGPLEVAQVFLSDIPDDPKLFRHHNKLRLCFKDFTKRCEDALRKNKSLIGPDQKEYHRELERNYNKLKDALGPLITRKIPQLYRTLPAQATQTQRNSFSRSSLRRVDC; encoded by the exons GATGACGCCAAGCGGCGGTCGGTCAGCCTCGACGAGACCCCCCGGGGCAGCTGGGCCTCCAGTATCTTTGACCTGAAGAATTCCCCCCCGGACGCTCTCCTGCCGTCTGTGCTGGAGCGAGCAGCCGCAGAGGACATGGACCGCCGCAATACCGAGGCGCGCCTGCAGGGGCGCCACAGTGACCTACTGGGCCTGTACCTGCCCCCCGATGAG gatgaAGCAGTAGAGCGATGTGCTGTCCCTGAAGTGCCCAAGGAACACTGTGGCCAGAGAATCATGGTCAAGTGTCTCTCTCTGAA GTTTGAAATAGAAATCGAGCCAATATTTGGAACACTTGCCTTGTATGACgtcaaggaaaagaaaaag ATCTCTGAGAATTTCTACTTTGACCTGAACTCGGATCAGATGAAAGGACTTCTCAAACCCCACACACCCCACATGGCCATCTCCACATTGGCCCGTTCGGCCATTTTCTCCATCACGTACCCGTCTGCTGACATCTTCTTGGTGATTAAG CTTGAGAAAGTCCTTCAACAAGGAGACATTGGAGAATGCTGTGAACCCTACATGGTCATGAAAGAGTCCGATTCCTCCAAG CACAAGGAGAAGCTGGAGAAGCTGCGTCTGCAGGCGGAGCAGTCGTGCAGTCGTCTCGGCCACTTCCGCATGCCTTTTGCCTGGACCGCCATTCACCTTCTCAACATCGTCAGCAGTGTGGGAGGTCTGGACCGGTCGGACCCCGACTCTGACTCTG AGCGAAAAGGTCACGGAACTTGgaatgagaggaagaagaagggctTTGAGCGGATGAGTGTGGGGGATGAGATGTGTAACTTCGCCACTTTCCGTCCAGCAACGTTGACCGTCACCAACTTCTTTAAACAG GAGGGGGACAGACTGAGTGATGAGGACCTCTATAAGTACCTGGCGGATATGCGCAGACCGTCCTCTGTTCTGCGACGCCTGAGGCCGGTCACAG CCCAGTTAAAGATTGACATCTCTCCAGCTCCGGACTCGCCTCATTACTGTTTGTCACCAGAGCTGCTTCACGTGAAGCCGTACCCCGACCTGCGTGTTCGCCCAACCAAAAACGTGCTGGAGTTCCCTGCTCGCTACGTCTACACGCCGCACACCACCTACAG GAACTTGCTCTATGTTTACCCACAAAGTCTGAACTTCAGCAGCCGTCAGGGCTCCGTGAGGAACATCGCCGTGAAGGTTCAGTTCATGGCGGGAGAGGATCCCAGTCAAGCTATGCCG GTCATCTTTGGGAAGTCGAGTTGTGCCGAGTTCATGCAGGACGCGTACACCCCCATCATCTACCACGACAA GTCTCCTGAGTTCTAtgaggagatgaagatgaagattccTGCCAACCTGACAGACAACCACCATCTGCTGTTCTCCTTCTTCCACATCAGCTGCCAGCCCAAGCAGAACACTCCTCTGGAGACCCCCGTGGGCTACACC TGGATTCCTCTGATGCAGCACGGCCGCCTGCGCACCGGCTCCTTCAGTCTGCCCGTGTCGATGGAAAAGCTCCCGCCGAGCTACTCCGTCCTCACACCTGAC GTTCAGCTCCCGGGCATGAAGTGGGTGGATAATCACAAGGCGGTGTTCAATGTGGAGGTGACGGCGGCCTCCTCGGTTCACACTCAG GACCCTCACCTGGATAAGTTCTTCACTCTCGTGTACGTTCTGGAGGAGTACTCCTTCCCCTTCCGCCTGAAGGACGTCATCATCACCGAGGCCAACATGGAGGGGGAGCTGAAGGCCAGCATGGCCGCGGTGAGGGGCGCTCTGCTGGATACCTGCGTCCGCTTCCTGCACCAGCTGCTCAACAAGCTCATTCAGCTCATCGTCTACCCGCCGGTCATTGCGGGCCAAATTG TGAACCTGGGCCGGGCCGCGTTTGAAGCTATGGCTTTATTGGTCAACCAGATCCACAAGAACCTGGAGGGGAACCAGGACCAACACGGCCGCAACAACCTGCTGGCGTCCTACATCCACTTCTGCTTCCGCGTGCCAACCGCCGAACCGGCGGTACCCCCACCGG CTGGCACGCAGTCCTACGAGATGCCGATGCAGTACGCCACTTTATCGAGAACGACGGTCCGGCCGAGCAGCCTCCACCTGTCCCGCTCCAAGAGCATCAGCAACTCCAACCCGGACTTGGCCACCAGCCCCGTTTCTCCTGATGAAGAGGTGCAGAGGATCATCGGGGGCAAG GGCATTGACCGCTCCCACTCCTGGGTAAACTCTGCTTATGCCCCCGGGGGCTCCAGATCTGTGCTACGCCGAAACCCCAACTCCAGCTGTCAGCTCAAGCAG GCAAACGACCGCGGCAGCAATCGCATGTCTGCCTATCTGGACAGCGTGGCCTTGTTTTCAGTTCCCACAAGGCAGATTACCAAGAAG CTGCTCCACGAGGAGCTGGCGTTGCAGTGGGTGGTCAGCACCACCGCGGTGAGGGAGGCGGCACTGCAGCAGGCCTGGTTTTTCTTCCAGATTATG ACAAAGAGCATGACCCATCACTTATTCCTCACCTCCAAAGTGGACGTTGCCAGACGCCAGCGTTTCCCAGACCGCTTTGTGGACGACATCGCTGCACTTGTGTGCGCCATCAGCGCAGACATCGCCAATCGATACCACAAG GATGTGGAGCTTGTGGAGAGGCTGAATAGCAGTCTGGCCTTCTTCCTGAATGACCTGCTGTCCCTCATGGACCGGGGCTTTGTGTTCAACCTCATCCGCTCCTACTACAAACAG ATTGCCAACAAGCTTCACACGGCGCAGAGCCCCAGCTCCCTGAACGCCCTGAGGGTGGACTTCACTCGCATCGTCTGCAGCCACGAGCACTACGTCGTCCTCAACCTGCCGTGCTCCACTCTCAGCCCTCcggcctccccctccccctccacctcctccaccacctcacaG AGTTCAGCGTTCTCCAGTATGGTGCAAGACCAGGGCGTGGCCACCATGTTTGAGCTGTCCGTCCCTTTCCGCCAGCAGCACTTCCTGTCCGGCCTGCTGCTTACTGagctctctctcatcctcgATCCTGATGGAGAAGG GGTTTTCTTCCTCCATAAAAAGGCCATTAGTGCCGTTCACTCCCTGCTGTGCAGCCATGACGCAGACCCTCGTTACACCGACCCTCAGGTCAGAGCCCACATCGCTCAGCTCTACCTACCGCTCATCCCCATCGTCATGGAGACGTTGCATCAGCTCCACGACTTCACTG ACTCCTCGCCGGCTCGGTGCCGCCATGCCTCGGCCCACGTCGACGATACCGACCCAGACGGTGGCAACACGATCAGTCAgtctgttgccatggcgatcGCCGGCTCCCCTTTGCCGCATGTCAAAGCCAACCCGTTTGCGCTGCCCACAGTG GTCGGGCGCCAGTCCAGCTCTCTGTCCGCCGAGTGCAGCAGGACTCTGCTGGTGAGCTTCCTCTGGGTTCTGAAGAATGCAGATGCTGCTCTCCTGGAGCGCTGGgtgtccgatttatctgttctGCAAATCAACCGCCTGCTGGACCTGCTGCATCTCTGCGTCTCCTGCTTTGAATACAAG GGGAAGAAGACTCTGGAGAGGATCAACAGCCTGACGTTCAAAAAGTCTCAGGACATGAAGGCCCGACTGGAGGAGGCCATACTGGGCACCATTGGGGCTCGTCAGGAGATGGTGCGCCGCTGCAGAG AAAGGAGTCCTTACAGCAGCCAGGAGAATGTCAGGTGGAGGAAGAACGTCACTCACTGGAGACAAAATACAGACCGAGTCGACAA GACTAAAACTGAGGTGGAGCAGGAGTCTGTGGTGGATGGAAACTTAGCCACCGAGGCCTCTCTGATCGTACTGGACACAATGGAAATTGTAGTCAAG ACGGTGGTGGCATCCGAGCTAAAGGAAAGTGTTCTGGGAGGAGTGCTGAAAGTCCTCCTCCACAGCATGGCGGGCAACCAGAGCGCCCTCTTCCTGCAGCACTGCTTCACTACACAACGAGCTCTCGTCTTCAAG ttcccAGAGATGCTGTTTGAAGAGGACACGGAGCTCTGTGCCGACCTGTGCCTGCGTCTCCTGCgtcactgcagcagcagcgtcGGCTCGGTCCGAAGCCACgcctccgcctccctctacCTGCTCATGAGGCAGAACTTTGAGATGGGAAAT AACTTTGCTCGAGTGAAGATGCAGGTCACGATGTCCCTGTCGTCGCTGGTGGGAACGTCGCAAAACTTCAACGAGGAGCATCTTCGCCGCTCGCTCAAGACGATCCTGACGTACGCCGAAGAGGACCTGGAGCTGCGTGACACGCCCTTCCCGGAGCAG GTCCAGGATCTGGTGTTCAACCTGCACATGATTCTTACCGACACCGTTAAGATGAAAGAGCATCAGCAGGATCCAGAGATGCTCATTGACCTGATGTACAG gATCGCAAAGGGCTACCAGAACTCCCCGGACCTGCGTCTGACGTGGCTCCAGAATATGGCAGGAAAGCACTCGGCGAGAGGGAACCACGCTGAAGCCGCCCACTGTCTGGTCCACAGCGCGGCGCTGGTGGCCGAATACCTCAACATGCTGGAGGATTGCCGCTACCTGCCAATCGGTTGTGTGACTTTTCAG AATATCTCCTCCAACGTACTGGAAGAGTCGGCCGTCTCCGATGACGTCCTGTCTCCAGAGGAGGAAGGGATTTGTACTGGGAAGTACTTCAGTGAGTCCGGTCTGGTGGGCCTCCTGGAGCAGGCAGCTTCCTCCTTCAACATG GCCGCCATGTACGAGGCCATAAACGAAGTGTACAAGATCCTTCTGCCCGTCCACGAAGCCAACAGAGACTTCAAAAAGCTGGCCACCATCCACGGGAAGCTGCAGGACGCCTTCAACAAAGTCTACAACCAA AGTTCAGGATGGGAG AGAATATTTGGGACCTACTTCCGCGTGGGCTTCTACGGCTGCCGGTTCGGAGACCTGGACGAACAAGAGTTTGTGTACAAGGAGCCGTCCATCACCAAACTGGCTGAGATCTCCCACAGGCTGGAG GAGTTCTACTCGGAGAGGTTTGGGGATGACATGGTGGAAATTATCAAGGACTCCAACCCGGTCGATAAAAACAAACTGGATCCCAACaag gCCTACCTCCAGATCACCTACGTCGAGGCGTTCTTCGACACATACGAGCTGAAGGAGAGAATCACCTACTTTGACAAGAACTACAACCTGCGCACGTTCATGTACTGCACCCCCTTCACCCTGGACGGCCGAGCCCACGGCGACCTCAACGAGCAGTACAAGCGCAAGAGCATCCTCACGACTTCTCACGCCTTCCCGTACATCAAGACGCGCGTCAATGTCATCCACAAGGAAGAG ATCATTCTCGTCCCCATGGAGGTGGCCATCGAGGACATGCAGAAGAAGACTCAGGAGCTCGCCTTCGCCACAAACCAAGAGCCTTCAGACGCCAAGATGCTGCAGATGGTGCTGCAGGGCTCTGTGGGCACCACCGTCAACCAG GGCCCCCTCgaggtggcgcaggtctttctCTCCGACATTCCTGATGATCCGAAGCTGTTTCGCCATCACAACAAACTGCGCCTCTGCTTTAAAGACTTCACGAAGAG gTGTGAGGATGCCCTGAGGAAGAATAAATCCCTGATTGGACCGGATCAGAAGGAGTACCACAGAGAGCTGGAGAGGAACTACAATAAACTGAAAGACGCTCTGGGTCCTCTCATCACCCGAAAGATCCCCCAGCTATACAGAACCCTGCCAGCACAGGCTACGCAAACACAACG GAACTCCTTCAGCCGGTCCAGTCTCCGCAGAGTCGACTGTTGA